In a genomic window of Trachemys scripta elegans isolate TJP31775 chromosome 12, CAS_Tse_1.0, whole genome shotgun sequence:
- the LOC117885407 gene encoding olfactory receptor 10A7-like — protein sequence MAKIEQGNQTAITEFILLGFGSHPELRVPLFLLFLVIYILTVAGNILIIALVVADPHLHTPMYFFLGNLSCLETCYTSTILPRMMASFLTNEYVVSVNGCFLQYYFFTWLAGSECCLLSVMSYDRYVAICKPLHYATLMNGKFCLQLAAGSWINGMVASAIVTSLMSRLIFCGPNEIDHFFCDFTPVTKLSCSDTRPIELVTFVLASIFTLPPFLLTLISYVCIIITILRIPSPTGRQKAFSTCSSHLIVVTIFYGTLNIVYLSPKTPTLRDLNKVFSIFYTVLTPLVNPIIYSLRNKNVKEAFQQFLSYCKSFGGDCYSQSSSKFLISIIKSQNF from the exons ATGGCAAAAATAGAACAGGGAAATCAAACAGCcatcacagaattcatcctcctgggatttggCAGTCATCCTGAACTGCGTGTtcctctcttcctgctgtttctaGTGATCTACATTCTCACTGTGGCTGGGAACATCCTAATCATTGCGCTAGTTGTGGCTGATCCACACCTGcatacccccatgtacttcttcctggggaacttgtcctgcttggagacctgctacacttCCACCATCCTGCCTAGGATGATGGCCAGTTTCCTGACAAATGAATATGTTGTTTCAGTAAATGGCTGTTTCTTGCAATATTATTTCTTTACCTGGCTAGCAGGATCTGAGTGTTGTCTCTTGTCTGTCATGTCTTACGATAGATATGTAGCGATATGCAAACCACTGCATTATGCAACTCTTATGAATGGCAAATTCTGCCTCCAGCTAGCAGCAGGGTCTTGGATCAATGGGATGGTGGCTAGTGCTATAGTAACATCTTTGATGTCACGTTTAATCTTCTGTGGccccaatgaaattgaccatttcttttgtgatttcaccCCAGTAACTaaactctcctgcagtgacaccCGCCCAATTGAACTAGTCACTTTTGTCCTGGCCTCCATATtcaccctgcccccatttctaTTGACTCTCATCTCCTATGTTTGCATCATCATCACCATTCTGAGAATTCCGTCTCCCACCGGGAGGCAAAAAgcattttccacctgctcctcccacctcattgtggtgacCATTTTCTATGGGACCCTGAATATTGTGTACCTGTCTCCAAAAACCCCCACCCTGAGAGACCTGAACAAAGTCTTCTCCATCTTCTACACAGTCCTGACTCCTCTAGTcaaccccatcatctacagcctgagaaataaaaatgtcaagGAGGCTTT CCAACAATTTCTTTCTTATTGCAAATCCTTTGGGGGAGATTGTTATTCCCAATCCAGTTCAAAGTTTTTAATAAGTATAATCAAGTCCCAAAACTTTTGA